Genomic segment of Methanoculleus horonobensis:
CGTTTGCCGTCGGGGCCGGTGTCTCCGTCACGTTCGCCGGGACGACCTTCCAGACCCTGCCGGTCGCGTTCGCGGCGTCCGGGCCTCCTTCTTCGGACGTGAGCGCGTAGAGTTCCGCGTCCGCGTCCTCACCGAACCCGAGGAGGTAGACGTCCAGGGTGCCCGCGGGCGTCCCGGTCACGTTGAGCCTCTGCAGGCTCCACATCGCGATCTCCTCGGGAGTGAGGTTCTCCGCGGAGTCCGGGATGGCCGACGCGTTCCACTCCGCCGGGGGCGTCGCGGCGAGCAGGGTGGCGTTCGCGACGTCGAAGCCGGTGCTCCAGTAGCCGAAGACATAGCGTCCGGCAAGCTCCGGGAGCGCCGTGCCGTTGTAGACCCGGCCGCCGACGAAGACGACACCCAGATCACGGCCGCCCTCGATAACGGGGCCGATCAGGGGTTCGCCGGAGGAACCGTTTGCCGGGCAGGTCGCCGGGGGCATCGTGGGGTTCTCCGGGTCGAAACAGTGGGTTCCCTCCATGAGGCGCCACCCATAGTTGCCGCCGTTCACCACAAGCGAGACCTCTTCAAAGAGGTTCTGGCCGGCATCCGCCGCAAAGAGGTTGCCTTCGGCGTCGAACGTGATGAAGGCCGGGTTCCGGAATCCGTAAGCGTAGATCTCGGGCGGGATGCTTGCGTTTCCGACGAACGGGTTGTCCGCCGGGATCCCGTAGAGGGTACCCGCCGCCGTCGTCCAGGTGGCGTTCTCCGGCACCTCCGTCACGTTCTCCGCGGTGACGTTGTCCACGTCGATCCGGAGCACGTTGCCGTAGATGTTTGTGAGGTTCTGGGCGTTCCCGATCTCGGGAGTGTGGCCGGTGCCGTTGTCGTTCGCCGCGCCGCCGTCCCCGAGCGGCACGTAGAGGTAGCCGTCACGGGGGCCGAACGCGATCGAGCCACCGTTATGGTTGAACTGCGGCTTGTCGATCTCCAAGAGAACCTTCTCCGAGGTCATGTTGACCCGGTCGGGATTCTCAGCGTCGACCTGGAACTCGGAGAGGCGGTTCGTGCAGTCCCAGTCATCAGGCGCCCCCTCCCGGAGAGGAGCGCTGTAGAACGCGAAGACCCGCCCGTTCTCCCCGAAGCCGGGGTGGAAGGCGATCGAGAGGAGCCCGCGCTCGTCGTAGGACGGAGTGAGGTTGACCATGCGGTCGCGGACATCCAGGAACGGTTCCTCAACGAGGGTGCCGTTCGGATCGATGATCGATACCGTCCCGACCTGGTCGACGACGAAGAGCCGGCCCGAGTCGTCGCCGGCGTCCGTGAGCATCAGCGGCGCGACGAGGCCGTCGGCCACGGGCTCGAGGCTCACGTCGAGCGCCTCTCCGGCAAGCCGGGTGGTCGAGGTGTTGTTCAGATACTCCGCCGCGTAGAGAGACCCGGCGTTCGTCAGGTTTCCGGTGGTGGCCGTCAGATTCACCGCTTCGGGAGCGGGAGCCTGCGTGAGGTCGGTTCCGCCGTTTGGGTACACCGCGGCCCCGGCAACGCCTGCCAGGGCGAGAAGCACCAGGAAGGATATCATGACTACGGCTGCTCGTGTCATGCGGCCTTCCTGTCGGGGAAGAGCATATAAACGTTACCCTGCCCGTTCGTAGATCCTGACACCTCCCTCGTCGTAGATGAGGCGGAGCCCCCGGTCCGGCAGCAGGACGTCGTAGCGCTCGTGCTCGGGCTCGCCGGCGTAGAGGAGGGTCGCATTATACTTCTCCATCAGCGCAAGAGTCCGTTCGGGATCTTCGTAGATCGCCCGAACCTCCGCCGGGCGCTCCGTGTACCAGGCCCCGTTCCCGCGCCACGTCAGTTCGTGGCCGATCTGCCCGAGGATCGTCGGGATACCGGTAAAGGACGAGACCCTCGAGTAATAGCCGTAATCGCCGTTTTCTGCCTCGACGATCCGGTGATCACCGTCGAGCGTCCGGAGGAAGGCGATCGCCGCGGCCTCCCCCGGCCGCGTGGCCTCGAGGTAGGCGAAGCCGTCCAGGGTGTGGTAACCCGCAGGGGGGTAGTCGATCCCGAGGAGCCCCCGGCCGACATCGATCTCGAGGGCAACCGGGGCGGCGATGAGACCAACGGCCGCGACGACGGCAGCGCCCTTCCAGACCGCCGCCGGGAGAACCGGCCGGCGCCCGGCAAGCCATCCTCCAGCGAGGAGGAGGGAGCCGGTGCCAAGCAGGATCCAGGCGTCGAAGTAGAACTTGAAGACGGTGTTGAACCGGCTGTAGTCGCCCCCGAGCATCTCCTCAAAATAGAAGACCTCGCAGAAGGCAATCACCGCAAGGCCGGCGATGCAGAGGAGGTCGGCGAACGAGCGCTCCCGACGGAGAAGGAGATAGGCGAGCGGCACCAGGAGGATGGCGAGCGCGGCGTAGCCGGCGGCAAGGGGAGGGACGGCGACGGCGAACGCCACCGGAACCCGCCGGATATCCCGGGCGACGGCGGCGTAGACGAGCGCGAGGAACCCGCCCCAGACCGCGAGGAAGGCGAGCGGGTCGGTGGGAGGGAGGCCCCATCCGATCCCGCCGATACCCGCGGGTTCGAGGTTGAGGTAGTAGGGGAGGTAGATGGAGAGGGCAATGGCAGGGACGCCCACGGCGGCGGCGAGCGTGGAGCGGTCGCGGTCGCGGGCCAGAACAACGAGGAGGAAGACCGCGACGGCGGGGGCGTAGACGAGAGCGTCCCAGGAGGAGAGGAGCGGCATCGACCCGACGGAGAGGCCGAGAAGGAGGATGAGGCCGAACCGCCCCGGGGTTTCGAGCCTGCGCCACCGGAGCCAGGTAAACCCGAGGAGGAAGATGAGGAAGACCTGGTTGAACACAGCAATCTCGAAGGCGTGGACGTTCCCGAGGAAGAGGGAGAAGACCGGAAACTCGACCCGGCCGCCGGGGATGATCCAGTTGGTCTCCTGGAAGGCCGAGTAGATCCCGGCGCCCTCGGCGAGGAACCAGACGACCGAGGGAGGGATGAGGAGGAGGACCGCGAGAGGGAGCCACCGGTATCGATCGAGGAGGAGGCTGCCGAGCGCGTAGAGCATGACAAACGCGGTTCCATAAACCGTGGCCGGAATCAGGTTGAAGGCCACCTCCGACGGGAGGCCGGTGACGATGGCGAGAGAGCCCATCAGCCAGTGGCCGAGGTAGTAGTAGACGGTGAGGTGCCCGCCCGCAAACCAGGGATCGAGCGGGGGCACGACGGGCTCGCGGATGATGCTCGCAATGAATGCGTGGTTCATGTACTGCTCGCTGAAGTAGCCGATGGGCGGGTTTGTAAACCGGACGGCAAGCGCGAAGAGGAACCCGACGAGAAAGACCGCGTCCCAGGCGAGAAGGCCCCGGATCTCGCGGAGCCGGTAGTCGCCCCTCCGGATACCGTAGATCCCGAGAAGAATGGAGACGAGGAGGGCGAGAGCGACCGGAAGGCGGAGGAGGCCGCAGTACCAGGTCGCGAGGGCGAAGAGGAGGAGGGAGGCCGGGTAGGCCGCCGGGTAGGCGTAGTCCCCGAGTGCCGGGCGGAGCCGGGGCCAGAGTGCCATCTGCAGTCCTTTGAGGAGACCTGTCCAGAGGAGGACGTCCCACGCCTGGAGGAGAAGGTTCACGCCCCGGTATCGTGGTCCCGGGTATTTGCGGTTTGCGCTCACTTCCCCACAGAATGATTTAACCAGGGGTTCCGCCATACCACTACAGCCGGGATATGGCCGACACAAAGAAGAACAGGACTTCGGGGGTCATCAGCCTCCGGGAGAGGGGGAAGATCGCCGTCCGGGGAAAGGTTCTCGCCGGCGTGATGACGGCGCCGCAGATGGCGGCGGTATCCCGGATCGCAGAGGAGTTCGGGAACGGCACGGTCGGGCTGACGGCACGGCTCAACGTGGAACTCCCCGGCATCGACCGGCGGGACGCGGGGGAGGTTGCAGAACGGCTCCGGCAGGCCGGGATAGAGCCGGGGAGCACCGGGGCGACTCTTCGGTCGGTCGTCGCCTGCAAGGGTACCGTCTGCAGGCACGGGTGTTACGACACCCAGGGGCTCGCCCGGGCGATCGAGGAGCGTTACGGGGGGTGCGACCTCCCCCGAAAACTGAAGATCTCCGTTTCCGGGTGCCCGAACAACTGTGCTAAAGTCCAGCTCAACGATATCGGGATCATGGGGAGGCGGTTCCCCCTGTTTGCCGATGAATGCGATGGCTGCGGGGCGTGCGAGAAGGTCTGCCGGGAGGGAGCGGTCCGGATCGCCGACGACGAGGTTCTCTTCTCGCGGGAGAACTGCATCGGCTGCGGCGACTGTATCGCGATCTGCCCAAAAGGTGCGATCGGTGTCGCTTCAGAGGGGTTGCGCCTCTTCCTCGGCGGCAGGTCGGGCAGGGTGCTCCGGGTCGGCACCGAGGCCGAGGGGCTGGTCGCCGAAGAAGAGGCGGTCGCGATCGTCGGAAGGCTGATCGACTGCTTCCGGGAGAACGCGCTGCCGGGCGAGCGGTTCGGGGCGATGATGGAGCGCGTGGGGACGGGGATCATCTTTGCAGCCGCCGGGATGAGGCCGCGGGAGTGAGGAAGAGACCGCTCACTGCGGCGTCTCCGCGTTCTGCACGCCGTAAGACTCTCTCCCATCCCCGCCCCAGTCACCGCACTCGGTGACGATCATCCACGTCTCCCGGATTCCCTCCTCCAGCCGCACGATCCGGGCGGTTCCGCCGAGGCTCTCCTCGACCTCAAAGAACTCCCGCGCCTTCTGCTCGTTGAACGGGCCGTAACGTTCGGTGCCGCCGCGATCACCGAGAACCTCGACACGATATTTCAGCCGCGAACCATTCATCATCATTCACCGGACGAGAGAATCGCATGCAGCGCCATAAACCTTGGGGCATCTCGCCGGGATCCGGCGGGCGGAGCAGCGAGAGTGATCCGGGCCGGGATCGGCTGGACGCTCAGGGGGTATCGTCGGGGAGAGATCGGAAAGGGTGTCGGGAAACCGGCATACACAGGATTTCGCCACGCGACAGCGCCCAGCAAACCAATCGGTTCCCGGCGCAACGCTTGATGAGAGGGGGATTGGGGTGACTGTGCATGCCGTTCACGGCTGCCTACCCGTACCGGTGACGTACCTTATATACTATCCAATCATAACTCTACAGGCAGTGTTCTATCTGCATGAGCAATCCAATGGATTATAACAGAGGAAACAGAAATTTCGGCGGACCGAGGAACTTCGGCGGCCCCCGTGAAATGACGAAGACCGTTTGTTCAGACTGTGGGAAGGAGTGCGAAGTCCCCTTCAAGCCGACCGAAGGCAGACCCGTGTATTGCCAGGACTGCCTCCCGAAGCACAGAAAACCCCGGTTCTAAACCAATAAATCTTTTTTTCGAACGTTAATTCCGGCAACAACCGGAATGCCGCCGTAGCAAAACCGTGCCGCTCCCGAGTGGAACGGCCTGCAGGAAAGGAAGAGAAACGGGCTTATAGTAGCCCGAGTTCGGCAAAGAGGGTATTTTTGAGCGCCAGGAGTGCGTCAGCCGCCGCCGAGTCGCTCCGGGTCACGGGGCGGCCGCTGCGGACGGCAACGACCACCGCCGGATCGAACGGGATCTTCCCGGCCACCACGATACCTTCTTTCTCGCAGTAGTCCTCGATCCTCTTGCAGATATCCCCGGCAAGGTCGAACCGGTTGATGGCGACGAAGATCCGGACGCCGAACCGGCGGCAGACGGTCACGAGTCGTTCCAGGTCGTGGAGCGCCGAGACCCCCGGCTCCGTGACGATGAGAACCGCGTCCATACCGCTGATCGTCGCTATCAACGGGCAGCCTATCCCCGGCGGGCCGTCGGCAAGCAGCAGGTCGGCGCCGTCCGCAAGGCTCATCGCCCGCTTCTTCACCTCGGTGACGAGCAATCCCGAGTTCCCCGAGCCTGGAAAAAGACGCGCATGGGCGAGGTTGCCCCGGTCGGTCGCCGAGGTGTAGATCTCGCCGCAGGGACGGGGTTCCATCGAGACCGCGCCCATGGGGCAGACATACGTGCAGACAGCGCAGCCTTCGCAGTGCAGCGTTTCCACCTCCCAGCCGTCGTTGCGCACGATTGCCCCGAACCGGCAGTGGTCGGCGCAGATACCGCAGTCGCGGCACCGTTCCGGATCGATCCGGGCCGCCGCGAGCCCCCGGAACTCCTCCGTCGTGAGCCGACGGGGGTGGAAGAGGAGCTCCAGATTCGCGGCGTCCACGTCGCAGTCGGCGAGAACCTGCGGCACTCCGCTGATATCCGCGAGCGCCGCCGCCACCATCGTCTTCCCGGTGCCGCCCTTGCCGCTCACGACCGCAAGCCGGATCACGGGCTCACCCCCGCAA
This window contains:
- a CDS encoding ATP-binding protein, translating into MIRLAVVSGKGGTGKTMVAAALADISGVPQVLADCDVDAANLELLFHPRRLTTEEFRGLAAARIDPERCRDCGICADHCRFGAIVRNDGWEVETLHCEGCAVCTYVCPMGAVSMEPRPCGEIYTSATDRGNLAHARLFPGSGNSGLLVTEVKKRAMSLADGADLLLADGPPGIGCPLIATISGMDAVLIVTEPGVSALHDLERLVTVCRRFGVRIFVAINRFDLAGDICKRIEDYCEKEGIVVAGKIPFDPAVVVAVRSGRPVTRSDSAAADALLALKNTLFAELGLL
- a CDS encoding PQQ-dependent sugar dehydrogenase → MTRAAVVMISFLVLLALAGVAGAAVYPNGGTDLTQAPAPEAVNLTATTGNLTNAGSLYAAEYLNNTSTTRLAGEALDVSLEPVADGLVAPLMLTDAGDDSGRLFVVDQVGTVSIIDPNGTLVEEPFLDVRDRMVNLTPSYDERGLLSIAFHPGFGENGRVFAFYSAPLREGAPDDWDCTNRLSEFQVDAENPDRVNMTSEKVLLEIDKPQFNHNGGSIAFGPRDGYLYVPLGDGGAANDNGTGHTPEIGNAQNLTNIYGNVLRIDVDNVTAENVTEVPENATWTTAAGTLYGIPADNPFVGNASIPPEIYAYGFRNPAFITFDAEGNLFAADAGQNLFEEVSLVVNGGNYGWRLMEGTHCFDPENPTMPPATCPANGSSGEPLIGPVIEGGRDLGVVFVGGRVYNGTALPELAGRYVFGYWSTGFDVANATLLAATPPAEWNASAIPDSAENLTPEEIAMWSLQRLNVTGTPAGTLDVYLLGFGEDADAELYALTSEEGGPDAANATGRVWKVVPANVTETPAPTANVTMVPGAGVTATPTATENVTITPTANVTTVPTANATTTPAANATPTPAAPGTQDVTVGVAAEAFAFNTSTIPVPAGANVTMVFYNQDTGIPHNVAVYTDSSAAEAIFVGDIITGPDQVTYTFTAPEEPGTYYFRCDVHPPMDGEFVVE
- a CDS encoding 4Fe-4S dicluster domain-containing protein, producing the protein MADTKKNRTSGVISLRERGKIAVRGKVLAGVMTAPQMAAVSRIAEEFGNGTVGLTARLNVELPGIDRRDAGEVAERLRQAGIEPGSTGATLRSVVACKGTVCRHGCYDTQGLARAIEERYGGCDLPRKLKISVSGCPNNCAKVQLNDIGIMGRRFPLFADECDGCGACEKVCREGAVRIADDEVLFSRENCIGCGDCIAICPKGAIGVASEGLRLFLGGRSGRVLRVGTEAEGLVAEEEAVAIVGRLIDCFRENALPGERFGAMMERVGTGIIFAAAGMRPRE
- a CDS encoding DUF2298 domain-containing protein, coding for MAEPLVKSFCGEVSANRKYPGPRYRGVNLLLQAWDVLLWTGLLKGLQMALWPRLRPALGDYAYPAAYPASLLLFALATWYCGLLRLPVALALLVSILLGIYGIRRGDYRLREIRGLLAWDAVFLVGFLFALAVRFTNPPIGYFSEQYMNHAFIASIIREPVVPPLDPWFAGGHLTVYYYLGHWLMGSLAIVTGLPSEVAFNLIPATVYGTAFVMLYALGSLLLDRYRWLPLAVLLLIPPSVVWFLAEGAGIYSAFQETNWIIPGGRVEFPVFSLFLGNVHAFEIAVFNQVFLIFLLGFTWLRWRRLETPGRFGLILLLGLSVGSMPLLSSWDALVYAPAVAVFLLVVLARDRDRSTLAAAVGVPAIALSIYLPYYLNLEPAGIGGIGWGLPPTDPLAFLAVWGGFLALVYAAVARDIRRVPVAFAVAVPPLAAGYAALAILLVPLAYLLLRRERSFADLLCIAGLAVIAFCEVFYFEEMLGGDYSRFNTVFKFYFDAWILLGTGSLLLAGGWLAGRRPVLPAAVWKGAAVVAAVGLIAAPVALEIDVGRGLLGIDYPPAGYHTLDGFAYLEATRPGEAAAIAFLRTLDGDHRIVEAENGDYGYYSRVSSFTGIPTILGQIGHELTWRGNGAWYTERPAEVRAIYEDPERTLALMEKYNATLLYAGEPEHERYDVLLPDRGLRLIYDEGGVRIYERAG
- a CDS encoding CxxC-x17-CxxC domain-containing protein is translated as MSNPMDYNRGNRNFGGPRNFGGPREMTKTVCSDCGKECEVPFKPTEGRPVYCQDCLPKHRKPRF